Proteins from a genomic interval of Harpia harpyja isolate bHarHar1 chromosome 7, bHarHar1 primary haplotype, whole genome shotgun sequence:
- the EPC2 gene encoding enhancer of polycomb homolog 2, translated as MSKLSFRARALDAAKPLPIYRGKDMPDLNDCVSINRAVPQMPTGMEKEEESEHHLQRAISAQQVFREKKESMVIPVPEAESNVNYYNRLYKGEFKQPKQFIHIQPFNLDNEQPDYDMDSEDETLLNRLNRKMEIKPLQFEIMVDRLEKASSSQLVTLQEAKLLLNEDDYLIKAVYDYWVRKRKNCRGPSLIPQIKQEKRDGSTNNDPYVAFRRRTEKMQTRKNRKNDEASYEKMLKLRREFSRAITILEMIKRREKTKRELLHLTLEVVEKRYHLGDYGGEILNEVKLNRPEKEMSTTPSTLHNGNHHKVQECKVKHPHHSSLKEEVSDVVRQKKKYLKKPKIECVVTPQQPSAEPLPVINKSDIKQYDFHSSDEDEFPQVPSPVSEAEEENDPDGPCAFRRRAGCQYYAPRLDQTNSSYENSELAELDKLRFRHCLTTLTIPRRCIGFARRRIGRGGRVIMDRISTEHDPVLRQIDPEMLNSFSSSSQTLDFSSNFSRTNASNKRCENRLSLSEILSNIRSCRLQCFQPRLLNLQDSDSEECTSRKPGQTVNNKRVSAASVALLNTSKNGISVTGGITEEQFQTHQQQLVQMQRQQLAQLQQKQQSQHSSQQTHPKAQGSSTSDCMSKTLDSASAHFAASAVVSAPAPSRSEVTKEQNTSHNNINGVVQPSGTSRTLYSTNMALSSSPGISTVQLVRTVGHTTTNHLIPALCTSSPQTLPMNNSCLTNTVHLNNVSVVSPVNVHINTRTSAPSPTALKLATVAASMDRVPKVTPSSAISSIARENHEPERLGLNGIAETTVAMEVT; from the exons GAACATCATTTGCAACGGGCTATCTCAGCACAacaagttttcagagaaaagaaagagagcatGGTTATCCCAGTCCCTGAAGCGGAGAGCAATGTCAACTATTACAATCGTTTGTATAAAGGAGAATTTAAGCAACCAAAGCAGTTCATTCACATTCAAC cCTTTAATCTGGACAACGAACAGCCAGATTATGATATGGACTCTGAGGATGAAACCTTACTGAACAGACTAAATCGGAAGATGGAAATCAAGCCGTTGCAGTTTGAAATAATGGTTGACAGACTTGAAAAAGCCAGTTCTAGTCAG CTTGTAACACTTCAGGAAGCTAAATTGCTGCTAAATGAGGATGACTACCTTATTAAGGCTGTATATGACTACTGGGTAAGAAAGCGTAAGAATTGCAGAGGGCCATCTCTCATCCCCCAAATCAAACAAGAAAAGAGGGATGGCTCCACCAACAACGACCCTTACGTTGCCTTCCGGAGGAGAACTGAGAAGATGCAGACAAGAAAG AATCGAAAGAATGATGAAGCGTCTTATGAGAAGATGTTGAAATTAAGAAGAGAGTTTAGCAGAGCCATAACAATTTTGGAGATGattaagagaagagagaaaacaaaacgcGAGCTATTGCATTTAACATTAGAAGTTGTTGAGAAAAG GTACCATTTGGGTGATTATGGAGGTGAAATCCTCAATGAAGTGAAGCTTAATAGACCTGAAAAAGAGATGAGCACAACTCCATCCACTCTTCATAATGGAAATCATCACAAAGTTCAAGAATGTAAAGTTAAG CATCCTCATCATTCATCTCTAAAGGAGGAGGTGTCAGATGTTGTACGTCAAAAGAAGAAGTATCTAAAGAAACCTAAAATAGAGTGTGTAGTAACTCCTCAACAGCCCTCTGCTGAGCCCTTGCCTGTTATCAATAAGAGTGATATTAAACAGTATGACTTCCACAGTTCAGATGAAGATGAGTTCCCACAG GTACCCTCACCAGtatcagaagcagaagaagaaaatgatcCTGATGGACCTTGTGCTTTCAGGAGAAGAGCAGGATGCCAGTATTATGCT cctCGTTTGGACCAAACTAATTCTTCATATGAAAACTCAGAATTGGCAGAATTGGACAAACTGAGGTTCAGGCATTGCCTTACAACCCTTACAATTCCAAGGAGATGTATAGGATTTGCAAGAAGACGAATTGGCAGGGGTGGAAG GGTTATAATGGACCGAATATCCACAGAACATGATCCTGTCTTGAGACAGATTGACCCAGAAATGCTGAACAGTTTTTCAAGCTCTTCCCAGACTTTAgacttttcttctaatttttcaCGGACCAATGCTTCCAATAAACGTTGTGAAAACAGACTGTCCCTTTCTGAAATACTAAGCAATATCAGATCATGTCGACTGCAGTGTTTTCAGCCAAGGCTACTAAATCTACAGGACAGTGATAGCGAAGAATGTACCTCAAGGAAACCAGGGCAGACTGTGAATAATAAAAGAGTTTCTGCAGCATCTGTAGCTTTATTGAACACCAGCAAGAATGGCATATCAG taaCAGGGGGTATCACAGAGGAACAATTTCAGACACATCAACAGCAGTTAGTTCAAATGCAGAGGCAACAACTTGCTCAGcttcagcagaaacagcaatCTCAGCATTCCTCACAACAGACACATCCGAAAGCACAG GGCTCCAGCACCTCTGACTGTATGTCAAAAACACTTGATTCAGCCAGCGCCCACTTTGCTGCATCTGCAGTGGTTAGTGCACCTGCTCCTAGTCGCAGTGAGGTAACGAAGGAACAAAACACCAGCCACAACAATATTAATGGTGTTGTCCAGCCTTCAG GAACCTCTAGAACTTTGTACTCCACCAACATGGCTTTATCATCCAGCCCAGGGATTTCAACTGTACAGCTTGTAAGGACAGTCGGCCACACCACCACAAACCACTTAATTCCAGCATTGTGCACAAGCAGCCCTCAAACGCTTCCCATGAACAATTCTTGCCTGACGAACACAGTGCACCTCAACAATGTCAGTGTTGTTTCTCCAGTCAATGTGCATATCAATACAAGGACTTCAGCACCATCGCCAACAGCCTTAAAACTCGCCACAGTTGCTGCCAGTATGGACAGAGTGCCAAAGGTAACTCCTAGCAGTGCCATCAGCAGTATAGCAAG AGAGAACCATGAACCAGAACGACTGGGTTTAAATGGCATAGCAGAGACAACAGTAGCCATGGAAGTGACATAA